Proteins from one Rickettsiales bacterium genomic window:
- a CDS encoding response regulator encodes MAFSKNMHILVVDDYKTVIRIIKNLLGQIGFTNLHEAMDGTQALEILNTQKIDFVISDWNMEPMSGYELLKKIRNSDKYYKDIPFMMVTAETKAENVVMAKKAGVNNYIIKPFNLETMKLKIGAVFNVQL; translated from the coding sequence ATGGCATTCAGCAAGAATATGCACATTCTGGTTGTAGACGACTATAAGACAGTCATCCGTATTATTAAGAATTTATTGGGCCAGATCGGCTTCACTAACCTGCATGAAGCCATGGATGGAACTCAGGCTCTTGAAATCCTCAACACTCAAAAAATTGATTTTGTGATTTCAGATTGGAATATGGAACCTATGTCTGGCTACGAACTTCTCAAAAAAATTCGCAACTCCGATAAATATTATAAAGATATCCCCTTCATGATGGTCACGGCTGAAACCAAAGCCGAAAATGTGGTGATGGCGAAAAAGGCCGGCGTAAATAACTATATTATTAAGCCATTCAATCTTGAAACCATGAAATTAAAAATTGGCGCGGTTTTCAACGTACAACTTTAG